In Bradyrhizobium sp. CCBAU 051011, the following are encoded in one genomic region:
- a CDS encoding IS5 family transposase, translated as MKPKERRDGGQADLLRSRLDAIIDLNHALVKLARTIDWSFLEERFGAVYEDKPGRPPLPTRLMAGLAILKHTYDLSDEVLCERWVENPYYQFFCGEEFFQHRLVFDRSSLTRWRQRMGEEKLQALLQESLAVATKTEAIKPSDLNRVIVDTTVQPKNVMFPTDARLLNRAREILVRLAKGAGIKLRQSYGRVGKFALIKHQRYAHAKQFKRANRALRTLRTYLGRVIRDIARKLDGNVGLFDGVALDRMLALARCVLDQKQRQRGPKVYSLHAPEVECIGKGKAHRPYEFGVKVSVATTLSHAKGGQFVTHVKALPGNPYDGHTLKIVIPEMEVLIGNIIERLVLDKGYRGHNAPPDYKFRVFISGQKRRVTPKIKRELRRRSAVEPVIGHLKSEHRMGRNYLWHRQGDAANAVLAAAGYNFRRLIRWLELLLRQFLAQLTVRLQFVPS; from the coding sequence ATGAAGCCAAAGGAACGACGCGACGGCGGCCAAGCCGATCTTCTGCGCTCGCGGCTGGACGCGATCATCGACTTGAACCATGCCCTGGTAAAGCTGGCGCGGACGATCGACTGGTCGTTCCTCGAAGAGCGGTTCGGCGCGGTCTACGAGGACAAGCCGGGCCGGCCGCCGCTGCCGACACGGCTGATGGCGGGCCTGGCCATCCTCAAGCACACCTACGACCTCTCCGACGAGGTGCTATGCGAGCGCTGGGTGGAGAATCCCTATTACCAGTTCTTCTGCGGCGAGGAGTTCTTCCAGCACCGCCTGGTGTTCGACCGCTCCTCGTTGACGCGCTGGCGCCAGCGTATGGGCGAGGAGAAGCTGCAAGCCCTGCTGCAGGAGAGCCTTGCGGTCGCCACCAAGACCGAGGCGATCAAGCCGTCCGACCTCAATCGGGTCATCGTCGACACCACGGTGCAGCCCAAGAACGTGATGTTCCCAACCGATGCGCGGCTCTTGAACCGGGCCCGCGAGATCCTGGTTCGGCTAGCCAAGGGCGCCGGCATCAAGCTGCGTCAGTCCTATGGGCGAGTCGGCAAGTTTGCCCTGATCAAGCACCAGCGCTATGCCCATGCCAAGCAGTTCAAGCGCGCCAATCGGGCCTTGAGGACGCTGCGAACCTATCTCGGCCGCGTCATCCGCGACATCGCCCGCAAGCTCGACGGCAACGTCGGCTTGTTCGATGGGGTCGCGCTCGACCGCATGCTGGCGCTGGCGCGATGCGTGCTCGACCAGAAGCAGCGCCAGCGGGGCCCCAAGGTCTACTCGCTGCACGCGCCGGAGGTGGAGTGCATCGGCAAGGGCAAGGCTCACCGGCCTTACGAGTTCGGGGTCAAGGTCTCCGTCGCCACCACGCTATCGCACGCCAAAGGCGGCCAGTTCGTCACCCATGTGAAGGCGCTGCCCGGCAACCCCTATGATGGTCACACGCTCAAGATCGTGATCCCGGAAATGGAGGTGCTGATCGGCAACATCATCGAGCGCCTCGTTCTCGACAAAGGCTATCGCGGCCACAATGCGCCACCCGACTACAAGTTCAGGGTGTTCATCTCAGGCCAGAAGCGGCGGGTGACGCCAAAGATCAAACGCGAGCTGCGCCGGCGTTCCGCCGTCGAGCCGGTCATCGGCCATCTCAAATCCGAGCATCGCATGGGGCGTAACTACCTGTGGCACCGCCAGGGCGATGCCGCCAATGCCGTTCTCGCCGCAGCGGGCTACAACTTCCGGCGTCTCATCCGCTGGCTCGAGCTCTTGTTGCGCCAGTTCCTCGCCCAGCTCACGGTCCGACTTCAATTCGTCCCGAGTTGA
- a CDS encoding ABC transporter ATP-binding protein: protein MMVQNDKPPTAIGVVIPFVFRHWLKQPVRLAIVLVGFLGATVADLFMPVYSGHLVDALISGPSDQAARQAAFVAFGGILALGLLSIIFRFTGLQAIVPFTLKTMSDVAREAFMRVQRFSTDWHANSFAGSTVRKITRGMWALDLLNNTILMALLPSLAVLVGSMILLGLRWPILGGVIGLGAVIYVAMTMAFTIGYIASAARVSNTWDTRLGGTLADSLTCNAVVKSFAAEEREDARLDRVVSRWRKRLLRSWLRYSATSTVQLVMLLCFRASVIGGAILLWIAGRASTGDVTYVLTSYYVIHAYLREVGMHINNLQRSVNDMEDLVTIHSEPFGIVDAPDAKPMDILRGRITFEDVTFLYIGHHAPLYDGLSIDIRAGERVGLVGRSGSGKTTFIKLVQRLYDVSGGRILIDGQDIAKATQQSLRSQIAIVQQEPILFHRSLAENIAYGRPGASMAAIEQAARLANAHDFIVHLPKGYGTLVGERGVKLSGGERQRVALARAFLADAPVLILDEATSSLDTESEALIQEAMERLMKGRTSIVIAHRLSTVRSLDRILVFDRGEIVEQGTHGALIARPGGIYRGLFERQAIELGRISAAGQTKAWLAASSQF, encoded by the coding sequence ATGATGGTTCAAAATGACAAACCACCCACCGCAATCGGCGTGGTGATCCCGTTCGTGTTCCGTCACTGGCTAAAGCAGCCCGTCCGCCTTGCGATCGTCCTCGTCGGCTTCTTAGGGGCAACGGTGGCCGACTTGTTCATGCCGGTCTATTCCGGCCATTTGGTCGACGCGCTGATATCAGGTCCGTCCGACCAGGCAGCACGGCAGGCGGCGTTCGTCGCCTTCGGCGGCATTCTCGCGCTTGGCCTGCTCTCGATCATATTCCGGTTTACAGGCTTGCAGGCGATCGTGCCGTTCACGCTGAAGACGATGTCGGATGTAGCGCGAGAGGCCTTCATGCGGGTGCAGCGGTTCTCGACTGACTGGCACGCCAACTCTTTCGCCGGCTCCACCGTGCGCAAGATCACGCGCGGCATGTGGGCCCTCGACCTGCTCAACAACACGATCCTGATGGCGTTGTTGCCGTCTCTGGCCGTGCTCGTGGGCTCGATGATCCTGCTCGGTCTGCGTTGGCCGATCCTCGGCGGGGTGATCGGCCTCGGCGCGGTGATCTATGTCGCGATGACAATGGCATTCACGATCGGCTATATCGCGTCGGCGGCGCGCGTCTCCAACACCTGGGACACCAGGCTCGGCGGCACGTTGGCAGACTCGCTCACCTGCAATGCTGTGGTGAAATCCTTCGCGGCGGAGGAGCGCGAGGATGCTCGGCTTGACCGTGTCGTCAGCCGCTGGCGGAAGCGGCTACTGCGCAGCTGGCTGCGTTACAGCGCCACCAGCACAGTGCAGCTTGTGATGCTGCTGTGCTTCCGCGCTTCCGTGATCGGCGGCGCCATCCTGCTCTGGATAGCGGGACGCGCCTCGACGGGCGACGTCACTTACGTGCTGACGAGCTACTATGTCATCCACGCCTATTTGCGGGAGGTCGGCATGCACATCAATAATCTGCAGCGCTCGGTGAACGACATGGAGGATCTTGTCACCATCCATAGCGAACCGTTCGGCATTGTTGATGCGCCCGATGCCAAGCCGATGGACATTCTGCGCGGAAGGATCACGTTCGAAGATGTGACTTTCCTTTATATCGGGCATCACGCGCCGCTCTACGACGGATTGTCGATCGACATTCGCGCCGGCGAGCGCGTCGGTCTGGTCGGCCGTTCCGGCTCCGGGAAGACCACGTTCATCAAGCTGGTGCAGCGGCTCTACGACGTCTCCGGCGGCCGTATCCTGATCGACGGCCAGGATATCGCGAAAGCGACGCAGCAATCGTTGCGCAGCCAAATCGCGATTGTGCAACAGGAGCCGATCCTGTTTCACCGCTCGCTGGCGGAGAACATCGCCTATGGCCGGCCCGGCGCCAGCATGGCGGCGATCGAGCAGGCGGCGCGGCTTGCCAACGCGCACGACTTCATCGTGCACCTGCCGAAAGGCTACGGGACGTTGGTGGGCGAGCGCGGCGTAAAGCTATCAGGCGGCGAGCGGCAGCGTGTCGCGCTGGCGCGCGCGTTCCTCGCCGACGCACCGGTCCTGATCTTGGACGAGGCGACCTCCAGCCTCGATACGGAATCGGAGGCGCTAATCCAAGAGGCTATGGAGCGGCTAATGAAGGGACGCACCTCGATCGTGATCGCACATCGGCTGTCGACGGTGCGCAGCCTCGATCGCATCCTGGTATTCGACCGTGGCGAGATCGTCGAGCAGGGCACCCACGGCGCGCTTATTGCGCGGCCGGGCGGCATCTATCGCGGGCTGTTTGAGCGGCAGGCCATCGAGCTCGGTCGGATCTCGGCGGCAGGCCAGACTAAGGCATGGCTGGCCGCATCCTCGCAGTTTTAG